The following proteins are co-located in the Deltaproteobacteria bacterium genome:
- a CDS encoding TonB family protein, whose amino-acid sequence MRGLSLVLSVLVHVIVAVALLQAGSGNSMAKIDLNKRVYTVDLVTLKAPGPAKGGASQTPKSAAVQKKADPKPTPKPAAKVEPKPTPKDISPAKKAQDTKPKAKPEAKAKPKEEPKKRPEKKESREDILASALGSAREQAARSDRAQKDTVAGALAQARQEAAAVGSPGEGGEGSGGVTLLDIYASLAEAKVKENWRFPRVGGGALVVGVEIDIDDAGTIVGSRIVESSGRSDFDASAMQAVAETKVFPKPPLGIRRLVIRFNLNELIS is encoded by the coding sequence ATGCGCGGACTCAGCCTGGTCCTGTCGGTCCTCGTGCATGTCATCGTGGCCGTGGCCCTGCTCCAGGCCGGAAGCGGAAACTCCATGGCCAAGATCGACCTGAATAAAAGAGTCTACACCGTTGATCTGGTAACCCTCAAGGCTCCGGGCCCGGCCAAGGGCGGAGCCTCCCAGACACCGAAATCGGCCGCAGTCCAGAAAAAGGCCGATCCGAAACCGACCCCAAAGCCCGCAGCCAAGGTCGAGCCAAAACCGACGCCCAAGGACATCAGTCCGGCCAAGAAGGCCCAGGATACGAAACCCAAGGCCAAGCCCGAGGCCAAGGCTAAGCCCAAGGAAGAGCCCAAAAAGAGGCCGGAGAAAAAGGAAAGCCGGGAGGACATCCTGGCCAGCGCCCTGGGGAGTGCCCGGGAACAGGCCGCCCGCAGCGATCGAGCCCAAAAGGACACCGTGGCCGGAGCTCTGGCTCAGGCCCGGCAAGAGGCCGCTGCAGTGGGATCCCCTGGCGAGGGCGGCGAAGGGAGCGGAGGGGTGACCCTCCTGGATATCTACGCGTCCCTGGCCGAGGCCAAGGTCAAGGAGAATTGGAGATTTCCGCGGGTCGGAGGTGGTGCCCTGGTGGTCGGAGTCGAGATCGACATCGACGACGCCGGAACAATCGTCGGGTCCAGAATCGTCGAGTCATCCGGCCGATCCGATTTCGATGCCTCGGCCATGCAGGCCGTGGCCGAAACCAAGGTTTTTCCCAAGCCTCCTCTGGGGATCCGTCGATTGGTCATCCGTTTCAATCTGAATGAACTCATCTCGTGA
- a CDS encoding ExbD/TolR family protein: MALGVGGKGFVSEINVTPFVDVMLVLLIIFMVTAPLMTQGIEVDLPQTRTVASLPEDSDHVILTVSGNGTLFLDEYRLELDELEKHLATVMSGTNKLLYLKADRAVPYGVVVKVMARAKAAGVEKLGVVAEEETDP, from the coding sequence ATGGCGCTCGGGGTCGGGGGGAAAGGGTTCGTTTCCGAGATCAACGTCACGCCCTTCGTGGACGTTATGCTGGTCTTGCTGATCATTTTCATGGTCACGGCCCCTCTGATGACCCAGGGCATAGAGGTCGATCTGCCTCAGACCAGGACAGTGGCCTCACTGCCCGAGGACAGTGATCACGTGATTCTGACCGTCAGCGGGAACGGAACTCTTTTCCTCGACGAGTATCGATTGGAATTGGACGAGCTTGAAAAGCATCTGGCCACGGTCATGTCAGGCACGAACAAACTCTTGTATCTCAAGGCCGATAGGGCCGTTCCCTACGGGGTCGTGGTCAAGGTCATGGCCAGGGCCAAGGCGGCGGGGGTTGAAAAACTGGGCGTGGTGGCCGAGGAGGAAACCGATCCGTGA
- a CDS encoding protein TolQ codes for MHSFSFWDMLAQATTMVQLVLLVLGAMSMTSWYIIFYKTIQLNRVRKRSLQDLERFNKAPDLPSALRLLKAGSGSPLFPVANLALGEIKNLERAKIRPEVKYKISEDNVRRVLKQGVSRELDRISRSLPFLATCANAAPFIGLFGTVWGIMHAFHTIGIQKSAALAAVAPGISEALVATAIGLFVAIPATVAYNTFLGMLNSIEKEFVNFAGTFLNRVQREIPWMDLKTREE; via the coding sequence ATGCATTCATTCAGTTTTTGGGACATGCTGGCCCAGGCCACGACCATGGTCCAGTTGGTCCTTCTCGTTCTTGGAGCCATGTCTATGACCAGCTGGTACATCATCTTCTATAAGACTATCCAGCTGAACAGGGTCCGCAAGCGATCCCTCCAGGATTTGGAACGGTTCAACAAGGCCCCTGATCTGCCCAGCGCCCTGCGCCTGCTGAAAGCCGGGTCGGGCTCGCCCTTGTTTCCGGTGGCCAATCTGGCCCTGGGAGAGATCAAGAATCTGGAGCGGGCCAAGATCCGACCCGAGGTCAAGTACAAGATCTCCGAGGACAACGTCCGTCGGGTCCTGAAGCAGGGGGTGAGCCGGGAATTGGACCGCATCTCCAGGTCTCTTCCCTTCCTGGCCACCTGCGCCAACGCTGCGCCGTTCATAGGCCTGTTCGGGACGGTCTGGGGGATAATGCACGCCTTCCATACCATAGGCATACAGAAATCGGCGGCCCTGGCCGCGGTGGCTCCAGGCATCTCCGAGGCTCTGGTGGCCACGGCCATCGGACTCTTCGTGGCCATCCCGGCCACGGTGGCCTACAACACCTTTCTAGGGATGCTGAACAGTATCGAGAAGGAATTCGTGAATTTCGCCGGAACATTTTTGAACAGGGTCCAGCGCGAGATTCCCTGGATGGATCTCAAGACCCGGGAGGAGTGA
- a CDS encoding histidinol phosphate phosphatase domain-containing protein: protein MFDLHTHTVFSDGELIPAELARRAKVAGYSGIAFTDHVDDSNLETTLAGLLAVAREYGPHMGLDLLAGVELTHVPPGLVPVLVARARELGAQVVVVHGETVVEPVALGTNLAAIEAGADILAHPGLITEQDVRLAAERGVFLEITTRKGHSLANGHVLAMARKFGAGLVINNDAHAPGDLVSRDFRRITALGAGMTENEYRRAEANGDGLARKILAARGTVQA, encoded by the coding sequence ATGTTCGATCTGCATACACACACGGTTTTCAGCGACGGGGAGCTCATTCCGGCCGAACTGGCCAGAAGGGCGAAGGTGGCCGGGTATTCGGGCATCGCCTTTACCGATCATGTGGACGATTCCAACCTGGAAACGACCCTGGCCGGACTCTTGGCCGTGGCCCGGGAATATGGTCCGCACATGGGCCTCGATCTGCTGGCCGGAGTGGAATTGACCCACGTTCCGCCCGGCTTGGTGCCAGTTCTTGTCGCTCGGGCCAGGGAATTGGGGGCGCAGGTGGTGGTTGTCCATGGAGAGACTGTGGTCGAGCCTGTGGCTCTGGGCACGAATCTGGCGGCCATCGAGGCCGGGGCGGACATACTAGCCCACCCCGGGCTCATTACCGAGCAGGACGTCCGTCTGGCCGCCGAGCGTGGAGTTTTTTTGGAGATCACGACTCGCAAAGGGCATTCTTTGGCCAACGGCCACGTATTGGCCATGGCCAGAAAATTCGGGGCCGGTCTGGTCATCAACAACGACGCCCATGCCCCGGGGGATTTGGTTTCGAGGGACTTTCGGCGCATCACCGCCCTGGGGGCGGGTATGACCGAAAATGAATACCGGCGAGCCGAGGCCAACGGTGACGGTCTGGCCCGAAAAATCCTGGCCGCCCGAGGGACGGTCCAAGCCTGA